The following proteins come from a genomic window of Bactrocera tryoni isolate S06 chromosome 1, CSIRO_BtryS06_freeze2, whole genome shotgun sequence:
- the LOC120766741 gene encoding tetraspanin-33, whose amino-acid sequence MSNYRHHGGGGGYSGIEIRNMHPRISQNFTYVSSCVKYLIFMLNFIFWLSGGLLLGIGLYAFMDKWEATGWVRLETFYDVILNISLVMMLTGILISVVSFAGCLGALRENTCLLKFYTMCLLMFFLLELAIAIMGFVFPHNMNSFLEDKFTDKIIHSYRDDPDLQNLIDFAQLEFKCCGLSNSGYQDWSKNEYFNCSSPSVERCGVPYSCCINATDISSGLVNIMCGYGVQEHSVAAASKRIWTSGCIEIVRVWAERNLYTIAGIALGVALIQLFIIYLAKTLEGQIDLQKSRWNA is encoded by the exons ATGAGTAATTACCGTCACCATGGAGGAGGCGGTGGCTATAGTGGAATCGAAATTCGAAACATGCATCCAAGAATCTCTCAAAATTTCACTTACGTTAGTTCATGTGTTAAATATCTGATCTTCATGCTAAATTTCATATTCTGGCTTTCGGGAGGATTATTGCTGGGTATTGGTCTTTATGCTTTCATGGACAAATGGGAAGCGACTGGATGGGTTCGTCTAGAAACATTTTACGATGTAATACTGAACATCTCTTTAGTAATGATGCTGACCGGAATACTTATTTCTGTAGTCAGTTTTGCTGGTTGCCTTGGTGCGCTGCGTGAAAATACTTGTTTACTAAAATTCTATACTATGTGCTTactaatgttttttcttttggaaTTGGCCATTGCCATAATGGGATTTGTTTTTCCACATAATATGAATTCTTTCCTGGAAGACAAATTCACTGATAAAATTATACACTCATATCGTGATGACCCAGATTTACAGAATCTTATCGATTTTGCACAACTTGAATTTAAATGCTGTGGATTAAGCAACTCTGGATATCAAGACTGGA gcaAGAATGAGTATTTCAACTGTTCATCACCATCAGTTGAGCGTTGCGGCGTTCCATATAGTTGTTGTATTAATGCAACTGACATCAGTTCGGGTTTGGTTAATATTATGTGCGGCTATGGCGTTCAAGAACACTCGGTTGCGGCTGCCAGCAAACGTATTTGGACTAGTGGTTGTATTGAGATTGTTCGAGTTTGGGCAGAACGAAACCTATATACTATAGCAGGCATTGCTCTAGGAGTTGCTCTAATACAACTTTTTATCATATATTTAGCTAAAACTCTAGAAGGCCAAATAGATCTGCAGAAATCGCGTTGGAATGCGTGA
- the LOC120766742 gene encoding L-seryl-tRNA(Sec) kinase: MSTRICLVALIGLPAAGKSRFSRWILSIPQQQFNVIHLCYDDFLPAQDDTLNAEIELKLQRSKILANINSLICELNDNAYIARDIIKSVKLSEKCNDFLILCDDNNYYRSMRYKLYQLCRQNKCAYAQIYLECDLKLALSRNSARPDNERVSEEILQRMEIRLERPNSAKHHWEENTLFLEGCDNFAIMKAGILDFLSKSLDKIVQPLTQSVTTTETVVSLLHQLDLLLRKRIGEILRLENDTAERSKRSKMLIAKRKAILQEVRKKVEKESISIDDLDIYVYFLN; encoded by the coding sequence ATGTCGACACGTATTTGCCTCGTAGCCTTAATTGGTTTACCAGCTGCTGGAAAAAGTAGATTTAGTAGGTGGATCCTATCGATACCTCAACAACAGTTCAACGTCATTCATCTTTGTTACGACGATTTTCTGCCAGCACAAGATGATACTCTAAATGCGgaaatagaattaaaattacAACGTAGCAAAATATTGGCAAATATAAACTCGCTTATATGTGAATTAAATGATAATGCTTATATAGCAAGAGATATCATTAAATCTGTAAAATTATCTGAAAAATGCAACGACTTCCTAATCCTATGTGATGACAATAATTACTATCGTAGTATGAGATATAAACTGTATCAGTTGTGCAGGCAGAACAAGTGTGCTTATGCACAAATTTACTTAGAGTGTGACTTAAAATTGGCATTAAGCCGAAATAGTGCACGGCCTGATAATGAGCGAGTGTCCGAGGAAATTTTGCAGCGAATGGAAATAAGACTGGAGAGACCCAATTCAGCAAAACATCACTGGGAGGAAAACACCTTATTCCTGGAGGGATGTGACAACTTCGCAATAATGAAAGCTGGTATTTTGGATTTTCTCTCTAAGTCGCTTGATAAAATAGTACAACCTCTGACACAATCTGTTACTACTACTGAAACAGTGGTGTCATTGCTGCACCAACTTGATTTGCTACTACGAAAACGAATTGGTGAAATTTTGCGGTTGGAGAATGATACAGCTGAGCGGTCAAAAAGGTCTAAAATGCTGATAGCTAAGCGTAAAGCAATACTCCAAGAAGTCAGAAAGAAAGTTGAAAAGGAGTCGATAAGTATTGATGACTtggacatatatgtatatttcttgaaCTAA
- the LOC120766745 gene encoding mitochondrial import inner membrane translocase subunit Tim10B, with amino-acid sequence MDPNLRNLKDFLTLYNKVTELCFSRCVETLYERELTNAENTCIDRCVTKFARFNQKMMNVYVEVQTDINQKRIQELETTQKQVDQASASSSKVVVAGLNSLPTPASGAQTPAYS; translated from the exons ATGGATCCAAATTTACGAAAT CTTAAAGATTTTCTGACACTATATAATAAAGTCACGGAATTGTGCTTCTCGAGATGTGTAGAAACACTCTATGAGCGGGAATTAACCAATGCCGAG aaCACCTGTATAGATAGATGTGTAACAAAATTCGCTcgttttaatcaaaaaatgaTGAATGTTTATGTTGAAGTACAAACGGACATAAACCAAAAACGAATTCAAGAGCTTGAAACGACCCAGAAACAAGTGGACCAAGCTTCAGCATCATCTTCAAAGGTAGTTGTAGCAGGATTAAATTCATTACCTACACCGGCATCTGGAGCACAAACACCCGCCTACTCTTAA
- the LOC120766743 gene encoding methionine-R-sulfoxide reductase B1 isoform X2: MFVLLRNTYTQCSRLGIINKFTCRTNLNCSVPPKRTVSIIGGSAVINQRSFSDKPHNQKTTDSLLQEKMENKTEKINVNKEELKKRLTPLQYQVTQEAATERPFTGCYNKHYEKGVYRCIVCQQDLFSSDRKYDSGCGWPAFNDVLDKGKITLHRDASIPVVISKMLGMVRTEVRCSKCSAHMGHVFDDGPPPKNLRYCINSASIDFVPLKPNSNIASGSPSTTASLSKGHVKK; encoded by the exons atgtttgtacttCTTCGGAATACCTATACTCAGTGCTCTCGTTTGGgaattataaacaaattcacTTGCAGAACTAATCTAAATTGTTCTGTTCCTCCTAAAAGGACTGTATCAATTATTGGTGGGTCTGCAGTCATAAATCAGAGAAGTTTCTCAG ATAAACCACACAACCAAAAAACTACAGATAGTTTACTGCAAGAAAAGATGGaaaacaaaactgaaaaaattaatgtaaataagGAAGAGTTAAAGAAACGTCTAACGCCACTACAGTATCAAGTGACGCAAGAAGCAGCTACAGAGCGACCATTTACAG GTTGTTATAACAAGCACTATGAAAAGGGCGTATACCGTTGCATAGTTTGCCAGCAAGATCTCTTTAGCTCGGATAGAAAGTATGATTCAGGTTGTGGATGGCCCGCATTCAATGATGTGCTTGATAAGGGCAAAATAACCCTGCATCGTGATGCTAGTATTCCAG tagtaatttcgaaaatgttaGGCATGGTGCGAACTGAGGTGCGCTGCTCCAAATGCTCCGCGCATATGGGACACGTTTTCGATGATGGCCCGCCACCAAAGAATCTACGCTACTGCATCAATTCGGCGTCGATTGATTTTGTACCGCTAAAGCCCAACAGCAACATTGCCTCTGGTTCACCTTCCACAACTGCTTCTCTCTCAAAAGGGcatgtgaaaaaataa
- the LOC120766743 gene encoding methionine-R-sulfoxide reductase B1 isoform X3 — MFVLLRNTYTQCSRLGIINKFTCRTNLNCSVPPKRTVSIIGGSAVINQRSFSDKPHNQKTTDSLLQEKMENKTEKINVNKEELKKRLTPLQYQVTQEAATERPFTGCYNKHYEKGVYRCIVCQQDLFSSDRKYDSGCGWPAFNDVLDKGKITLHRDASIPVISKMLGMVRTEVRCSKCSAHMGHVFDDGPPPKNLRYCINSASIDFVPLKPNSNIASGSPSTTASLSKGHVKK; from the exons atgtttgtacttCTTCGGAATACCTATACTCAGTGCTCTCGTTTGGgaattataaacaaattcacTTGCAGAACTAATCTAAATTGTTCTGTTCCTCCTAAAAGGACTGTATCAATTATTGGTGGGTCTGCAGTCATAAATCAGAGAAGTTTCTCAG ATAAACCACACAACCAAAAAACTACAGATAGTTTACTGCAAGAAAAGATGGaaaacaaaactgaaaaaattaatgtaaataagGAAGAGTTAAAGAAACGTCTAACGCCACTACAGTATCAAGTGACGCAAGAAGCAGCTACAGAGCGACCATTTACAG GTTGTTATAACAAGCACTATGAAAAGGGCGTATACCGTTGCATAGTTTGCCAGCAAGATCTCTTTAGCTCGGATAGAAAGTATGATTCAGGTTGTGGATGGCCCGCATTCAATGATGTGCTTGATAAGGGCAAAATAACCCTGCATCGTGATGCTAGTATTCCAG taatttcgaaaatgttaGGCATGGTGCGAACTGAGGTGCGCTGCTCCAAATGCTCCGCGCATATGGGACACGTTTTCGATGATGGCCCGCCACCAAAGAATCTACGCTACTGCATCAATTCGGCGTCGATTGATTTTGTACCGCTAAAGCCCAACAGCAACATTGCCTCTGGTTCACCTTCCACAACTGCTTCTCTCTCAAAAGGGcatgtgaaaaaataa
- the LOC120766743 gene encoding methionine-R-sulfoxide reductase B1 isoform X5 translates to MFVLLRNTYTQCSRLGIINKFTCRTNLNCSVPPKRTVSIIGGSAVINQRSFSDKPHNQKTTDSLLQEKMENKTEKINVNKEELKKRLTPLQYQVTQEAATERPFTGCYNKHYEKGVYRCIVCQQDLFSSDRKYDSGCGWPAFNDVLDKGKITLHRDASIPGMVRTEVRCSKCSAHMGHVFDDGPPPKNLRYCINSASIDFVPLKPNSNIASGSPSTTASLSKGHVKK, encoded by the exons atgtttgtacttCTTCGGAATACCTATACTCAGTGCTCTCGTTTGGgaattataaacaaattcacTTGCAGAACTAATCTAAATTGTTCTGTTCCTCCTAAAAGGACTGTATCAATTATTGGTGGGTCTGCAGTCATAAATCAGAGAAGTTTCTCAG ATAAACCACACAACCAAAAAACTACAGATAGTTTACTGCAAGAAAAGATGGaaaacaaaactgaaaaaattaatgtaaataagGAAGAGTTAAAGAAACGTCTAACGCCACTACAGTATCAAGTGACGCAAGAAGCAGCTACAGAGCGACCATTTACAG GTTGTTATAACAAGCACTATGAAAAGGGCGTATACCGTTGCATAGTTTGCCAGCAAGATCTCTTTAGCTCGGATAGAAAGTATGATTCAGGTTGTGGATGGCCCGCATTCAATGATGTGCTTGATAAGGGCAAAATAACCCTGCATCGTGATGCTAGTATTCCAG GCATGGTGCGAACTGAGGTGCGCTGCTCCAAATGCTCCGCGCATATGGGACACGTTTTCGATGATGGCCCGCCACCAAAGAATCTACGCTACTGCATCAATTCGGCGTCGATTGATTTTGTACCGCTAAAGCCCAACAGCAACATTGCCTCTGGTTCACCTTCCACAACTGCTTCTCTCTCAAAAGGGcatgtgaaaaaataa